In a genomic window of Actinomadura rubteroloni:
- a CDS encoding SDR family NAD(P)-dependent oxidoreductase — MTDLTGRRMLVVGGSTGIGRGVADAWAAAGADVVVCSRREPARAAPLRWERLDLGGPDAADRLAALGAGPLDAVCFAAVRYGAGRAPFGAVPEDEWLGQLDVNVTGLWRTLAATLPALRAARPGLFVGVSSEVAFNPGPGRSGYAATKAAARALLDAVAQEEDPADVRIVQILPAGMVDTPGIRRRRPPGFDYGSYMRPSAFAPLAVRLATTAGHHGDSLVVDGDGTWWPVRDRAPASQSGPVR, encoded by the coding sequence ATGACCGACCTGACCGGCCGCCGGATGCTGGTCGTCGGCGGCTCCACGGGCATCGGCCGGGGCGTCGCCGACGCCTGGGCCGCCGCCGGGGCCGACGTCGTCGTGTGCAGCCGCCGCGAACCCGCCCGCGCCGCGCCGCTGCGGTGGGAGCGCCTCGACCTCGGCGGCCCGGACGCCGCCGACCGGTTGGCCGCGCTCGGCGCCGGGCCGCTGGACGCGGTGTGCTTCGCGGCCGTCCGGTACGGCGCCGGCCGCGCCCCGTTCGGCGCGGTGCCCGAGGACGAGTGGCTCGGCCAGCTCGACGTGAACGTGACCGGGCTGTGGCGGACGCTCGCGGCGACGCTCCCGGCGCTGCGCGCAGCGCGGCCGGGGCTGTTCGTCGGCGTGTCGTCGGAAGTGGCGTTCAACCCCGGCCCCGGACGGTCCGGGTACGCGGCGACCAAGGCGGCGGCCCGGGCGCTGCTGGACGCGGTGGCGCAGGAGGAGGACCCGGCGGACGTCCGGATCGTCCAGATCCTCCCGGCCGGGATGGTCGACACGCCGGGCATCCGCCGCCGCAGGCCGCCCGGCTTCGACTACGGCTCGTACATGCGGCCGTCCGCGTTCGCCCCGCTGGCGGTGCGCCTGGCCACGACCGCCGGGCACCACGGCGACAGCCTCGTCGTGGACGGCGACGGAACCTGGTGGCCGGTCCGCGACCGCGCGCCGGCCTCACAGAGCGGGCCGGTCCGGTGA
- a CDS encoding helix-turn-helix domain-containing protein: MSDRHDPDSISGEPTDDATNELRVYTVLEVAELLGVSRDTVFALLRTGELRSIRIRERGRRVTHGQLRAYLKRREDAADSDSA; this comes from the coding sequence ATGTCTGACCGGCATGACCCAGACAGTATTTCGGGCGAACCCACCGACGATGCGACGAACGAACTCCGCGTCTACACGGTCTTGGAGGTCGCCGAACTTCTCGGCGTTTCGCGGGATACGGTTTTCGCACTTCTGCGCACGGGTGAACTTCGCTCCATCCGTATCCGGGAGCGCGGACGGCGCGTAACGCACGGCCAGTTGCGCGCCTACCTCAAGCGCCGGGAAGACGCCGCAGACAGCGATAGCGCCTAA
- a CDS encoding site-specific integrase: MNGYKASIYPEGKGFTGVLDLGWKADGKRNRPKRKGPTKAVVKDKLAKLAKDLDDKVTTDRSVTVLRVATEYVDELERAGKAPRTISTYRSFVKNHVSKIGAIKIKDFEPLHVSVWLVELAAKLSPETLRKVHALLTNAINRAIVYRYVNENVSLPVARPQGRKDALRESKSFSVAQTDSILKTCLSPHQRFGGYLALALTSGLRIDELNGLTWEWLDLDSDEPTVYVERAARTDGKLKTENSRRGLTLGGVSVTALKDWRGIQRAEFAARGEIVSKETPVFTRPDGSAYTAITARQEFRALLAVAGIANPAEWTLRETRTTFVSIMSHHGIAREIIADMCGHTLKTLERHYRKVLAPVHRQSASVIDAVFGQAAHALAA, encoded by the coding sequence GTGAACGGCTACAAGGCCAGCATCTACCCGGAGGGCAAGGGCTTCACCGGCGTTCTTGATCTGGGGTGGAAGGCTGACGGCAAGCGGAACCGGCCCAAGCGCAAGGGACCGACTAAGGCCGTTGTGAAGGACAAGCTTGCGAAGCTTGCCAAGGACCTTGATGACAAGGTCACCACCGACCGATCGGTTACCGTGCTCCGGGTCGCCACCGAATACGTAGACGAACTGGAGCGCGCCGGAAAGGCGCCCCGGACGATTAGCACCTACCGGAGTTTCGTCAAGAATCACGTATCGAAAATCGGTGCGATCAAAATCAAAGACTTTGAGCCACTTCATGTGTCCGTGTGGCTTGTGGAACTGGCCGCGAAGCTCTCTCCAGAAACACTGCGCAAGGTACACGCGCTGCTCACCAACGCGATTAATCGCGCCATCGTGTACCGATACGTCAATGAGAACGTGAGCCTTCCTGTCGCGCGTCCGCAGGGAAGAAAAGATGCGCTGCGCGAAAGCAAGTCTTTTAGCGTGGCTCAGACGGACTCGATCCTCAAGACGTGCCTGTCTCCACACCAGCGGTTCGGCGGGTATCTGGCGTTGGCGCTCACGTCCGGTCTTCGGATTGATGAGCTGAATGGCCTGACGTGGGAATGGCTGGATCTGGACTCCGATGAACCTACGGTTTATGTGGAGCGCGCCGCGCGAACCGATGGGAAGCTAAAGACGGAGAACAGCCGCCGGGGGCTGACGCTCGGCGGAGTTTCCGTGACCGCGCTCAAGGACTGGCGGGGGATCCAGCGCGCGGAATTCGCCGCGCGCGGCGAAATCGTGTCAAAGGAGACGCCGGTGTTCACGCGCCCCGATGGGAGCGCCTACACCGCCATTACCGCGCGGCAAGAATTTCGCGCCTTGCTCGCTGTGGCCGGTATCGCCAACCCTGCCGAGTGGACGCTACGCGAGACGCGCACCACGTTCGTCTCGATAATGAGCCATCATGGCATTGCACGCGAAATCATCGCGGACATGTGCGGGCACACGCTCAAGACGCTTGAGCGCCATTACCGCAAGGTTCTCGCTCCTGTTCACCGGCAGTCGGCAAGCGTGATCGACGCTGTGTTTGGACAGGCTGCGCACGCCCTAGCGGCGTAG
- a CDS encoding TIM barrel protein, producing MTCAVGLAEWRLPASGAAAVRAAAGAGADGLQLDLGGPGRGPWLDAPGRTDAVRAAADATGVRLLAMAGNHLNDVGLTSAAARPVLVRLLDTAVALGVPLAFAPSFRRSAIDGPDAFAATAATLRWASAEAVARGLLLGSENVLPCAQARELAARVASPAFRLVLDCYNPVEAGLRPDCLVACCGDLLADQVHLKDGPPGTGATPPLGTGTAGLDATLGALRRVPVRALVLENDYRDGDSARLAADLAWARRHAPTFSGTPR from the coding sequence GTGACCTGTGCGGTCGGGCTGGCGGAGTGGCGGCTGCCCGCGTCCGGCGCGGCGGCGGTGCGCGCGGCGGCCGGCGCCGGGGCCGACGGCCTGCAACTCGACCTCGGCGGCCCGGGACGCGGCCCGTGGCTCGACGCGCCCGGCCGGACGGACGCGGTGCGCGCGGCGGCGGACGCGACGGGCGTGCGGCTGCTGGCCATGGCGGGCAACCACCTGAACGACGTCGGCCTCACGTCCGCCGCCGCGCGGCCCGTGCTGGTGCGGCTGCTCGACACGGCCGTCGCGCTCGGCGTGCCGCTGGCGTTCGCGCCGAGCTTCCGGCGCAGCGCGATCGACGGCCCGGACGCGTTCGCCGCCACCGCCGCGACGCTTCGCTGGGCCTCGGCGGAGGCCGTCGCGCGCGGCCTGCTGCTGGGGAGCGAGAACGTCCTGCCGTGCGCACAGGCCCGGGAACTGGCCGCGCGGGTCGCGTCGCCGGCGTTCCGGCTCGTGCTGGACTGCTACAACCCGGTCGAGGCGGGGCTGCGTCCGGACTGCCTCGTGGCATGCTGCGGGGACCTGCTCGCCGACCAGGTCCACCTCAAGGACGGGCCGCCCGGCACCGGCGCGACGCCCCCGCTCGGCACCGGCACGGCCGGGCTGGACGCGACCCTCGGCGCGCTGCGCCGCGTCCCGGTGCGCGCGCTCGTGCTGGAGAACGACTACCGCGACGGCGACTCCGCGCGGCTCGCGGCGGACCTCGCCTGGGCACGGCGGCACGCCCCGACGTTTTCAGGGACACCACGATGA